From a region of the Marmota flaviventris isolate mMarFla1 chromosome 13, mMarFla1.hap1, whole genome shotgun sequence genome:
- the Rnf183 gene encoding E3 ubiquitin-protein ligase RNF183 — protein MTEPQGRELEAECPVCWNPFNNTFHTPKVLDCCHSFCVECLAHLSLVTPARRRLLCPLCRQPTVLASGQPVTDLPTDTAMLSLLRLEPHHVILEGRQLCLKDQPKSRYFLRQPRVYTLDLGVESGNQTAPSQDTAPATRPMPIPIPSHYSLRECFRHPQFRIFAYLMAVILSVTLLLIFSIFWTKQFLWGVG, from the coding sequence ATGACCGAGCCCCAGGGCCGGGAGCTAGAGGCTGAGTGTCCTGTCTGCTGGAACCCCTTCAACAACACGTTCCATACCCCCAAAGTGCTGGACTGCTGCCACTCCTTCTGTGTGGAATGCCTGGCCCACCTCAGCCTGGTGACTCCGGCCCGGCGCCGCTTGCTATGCCCGCTCTGTCGCCAGCCCACCGTGCTGGCCTCAGGGCAGCCAGTCACTGACTTGCCCACGGACACTGCCATGCTAAGCCTGCTCCGCCTGGAGCCCCACCACGTCATCCTGGAGGGTCGGCAGCTCTGTCTCAAGGACCAGCCTAAGAGCCGCTACTTCCTGCGCCAGCCTCGGGTCTACACACTGGACCTAGGCGTCGAGTCTGGGAACCAGACTGCACCTTCCCAGGACACTGCCCCAGCCACCAGGCCTAtgcccatccccatccccagccacTATTCTCTGAGGGAGTGTTTCCGCCACCCTCAATTCCGCATCTTTGCCTACTTGATGGCTGTCATCCTCAGTGTCACTCTGCTGCTCATCTTTTCCATCTTTTGGACCAAGCAGTTCCTTTGGGGCGTGGGCTGA